GAGTGATGCGTGAGCAGGGGATGGCGTGGCTGAGGCAGGTGAGGCGGGCGGCGCGTCACGCCCGGACGGGCCGTTGCGGATCGCCCTGCTCTCGTACCGGAGCAAACCGCATTGCGGCGGCCAGGGCGTCTACCTCCGGCATCTGAGCCGGGAACTGGCCGACCTCGGGCACACCGTCGAGGTGCTGTCCGGCCAGCCCTATCCGGAGCTGGACCGCGAGGAGATCGTCCTCACCAAGATCCCGAGCCTGGACCTGTACCGGGACGAGGACCCGTTCCGCGTCCCGGCGCTCGGCGAGTTCCGCGACTGGGTGGACGTGCTGGAGTTCGCCCACATGAAGACCGGCGGCTTCCCCGAGCCGCTCACCTTCAGCATCCGGGCGCTGCGGCTGCTGAGCCGGCGCCGCCGCGACTTCGACGTCGTGCACGACAACCAGGTCCTCGGGCTCGGCAACCTCGGCATCGCCCGGCTCGGGCTGCCGCTGGTGACGAGCATCCACCACCCGATCAGCGTGGACCGGCGCATCGAGCTGGAGGCCGCCCGCGGGCTCAAGGAGAAGATCGGCAAGTTCCGCTGGTACGGGTTCGTCTCCATGCAGGCCCGGGTGTCGCGGCGGGTCGGGCCGGTGCTGACGGTCTCGGAGTCGTCCAAGGTCGACATCGTCAGGGACTTCAAGGTCGACCCGCGCGACATCGAGATCCTGCCGCTCGGCGTCGACACCCGGATCTTCCACCCCCGCGGCGAGCGCGTCCCCGGCCGGATCGTGGCGATGGCCAGCGCGGACGCGCCGATCAAGGGCGTGGACGTGCTGCTGCGCGCGGTCGCCAAGCTCGCCACCGAACGCGACGTGCACGTCGTGGTCGTCAGCAGGCCCCAGAAGGACGGCCCGACCGAGAGGCTCGTGCGCGAGCTGGCCCTGGGCGACCGCGTCCGGTTCGTCAGCGGCATCAGCGACGAGGAGCTGGGCGAGCTGCTCGCGTCCGCGGAGATCGCCTGCGTGCCGTCCCGCTACGAGGGCTTCTCGCTGCCCGCCGTGGAGCACATGGCGTCGGGGACGCCGCTGGTCGCCAGCCGCGCCGGCGCGCTGCCCGAGGTGGTCGGCGACGCCGGGATCCTGGTCGAGCCCGGCGACGTCGAGGAGCTGGCCGCGACGCTGCTCCGCCTGCACGACTCCGCCGACGAGCGCGCACGGGTCGGAGCCGCCGGACTGGCCCGCGTCCAGGAACGGTTCGCCTGGCCGGCGGTTGCGAAGGCCACGGTCGAGCACTACCGCGCCGCCATCGCCCAGCAGAAGTACCTGAAGCTCGCCGCGAGCAAGGGCAAGGGCTGAGGGACGTCCCCCTGGGCGTTTCCCTGTACGAAAGGAGCACGACCCTGCTGACCGTGGATTTCGAGCGGTTCCGCGTCAAGCCCGGGGACCGCGTCCTCGACATGGGATGCGGTGCCGGACGGCACGCCTTCGAGCTGTACCGGCGGGGTGCGCACGTCGTGGCCTTCGACCGCGACGCCGAGGAGCTGTCCGGCGTCGAGAAGATGTTCGGCGCGATGCGCATGGACGGCGAGGCGCCCGAGGACGCGACCGCGGAGACCGTGCAGGGCGACGCGCTCGACATGCCGTTCCCCGACGACCACTTCGACTCGATCATCGCGTCGGAGGTGCTGGAGCACATCCCCGACGACATGCGGGCGATGCGCGAGCTGATGCGCGTCCTGCGGCCGGGCGGCAGACTCGCGGTGACCGTGCCGAGCTGGCTGCCCGAGCGGGTGTGCTGGGCGCTGTCGGAGGATTACCACACCGCCCCCGGCGGGCACGTGCGGATCTACACGCGCGCCGAGCTGGAGGCCAAGCTGAAGTCGGTCGGGTTCCGGGTCGGCGGGCACCACCACGCGCACGGGCTGCACTCCCCGTACTGGTGGATCAAGTGCGCGGTCGGGGTGAACAACGACGACCACCCCCTCGCCAAGGCCTACCACCGGCTCCTCGTGTGGGACATCATGAAGCGGCCGCTCGCGACGCGGCTGGCCGAGCAGGCGCTCAACCCGCTGATCGGCAAGAGCGTCGTCGTCTACCTCGCCAAGCCCGCCGCGCCGGCCACGCCCGCGGCGCCGGCCGAGGAGACCGCGGATGCGGTCTGAGGCGGGCGCGCCCACGGTGGCGGGGGTCCTGTCCTCCGACGACGTGGTCGCGACGGCCCAGAGCATCGCCGCGCAGCAGGAGGCGTCCGGCGCGATCCCCTGGTTCTCGCCCACGAACGGCGTCCCCGGCCACGTGGACGCCTGGAACCACGTCGAGGCCGCGATGGCGCTGACCGTCGCCGGGCTCGGCGAGGAGTCCAGGCGCGCGTACGAGTGGCTGCGCGGCGCCCAGCGGCCGGACGGGTCGTGGCCCGCCAAGTGGGTGCTGGGCGAGATCACCGAGGCGGGCGGGGAGTCCAACCACGCGGCCTACATCGCGGTGGGCGTCTGGCACGAGCTGCTGATGACCGGGGACGAGGAGTTCGCCCTGCGGATGTGGCCGACGGTGCGGCGGGCCATCGAGTTCACGCTCGGGCTGCAGACCCGGCGCGGGGAGATCATCTGGCTGCGGCACGAGAACGGCGAGGCGTCCGACCACGCGCTGCTGACCGGCTGCTCGTCCATCCACCAGTCGCTGCGGTGCGCGGTCGCGCTGGCCGAGCACCTCGGCGAGCCGCAGCCGGAGTGGGAGCTGGCCGCCGACCAGCTCGGCCACGTGGTGGCCGCGCATCCGGAGGCGTTCGCCGACAAGAGCCGCTGGTCGATGGACTGGTACTACCCGGTGCTCGGCGGCCCCGTCCGCGGCGCGGACGCGGCGCGCCGCTTCGACGAGGGCTGGGACACGTTCGTCGTGCCGGGCCTCGGCTGCCGCTGCGTGTCCGACCAGCCGTGGGTGACGGCGGCGGAGACCTGCGAGCTGGTGCTGGCGCTGGACGCGGCGGGCGACCGGGACCGGGCGCTGGAGCTGTTCACGACCATCCAGCACCTGCGGCACGAGGACGGCTCGTACTGGACCGGCTGGCAGTTCGAGAACCGCCGGCACTTCCCGGGGGACCGTTCCACCTACACGGCCGCCGCGGTGATCCTGGCGGCGGACGCACTGGCCGACGCCTCCCCCGGCGCCCGCATCTTCAAGGAGATCGCGGGACGCCCCCTGGGTCCGTCGGAGGCCTCCGATCCGCACGCCTGCGGATGCGAGCTGGTCTCAGTCTTGCAGTAACGGCCCACTCCGCTCGCCTGACGGCGAGCTACGCGACCGTTCCTGTGCGAGCGCGGCATCGCTCTGCGACCTGACCGGTGGGGCCTCGCCTCCGGCTTCGCCCCACCGGTCAGGTCACGCGCTCGCGTGCGTGGCCGGGGTCGCCGCATACCGCAGCGAGGTCAGGCCGCTGTGAACACGCTCGCGCAGGTGGCTGCAGAAGCGCTCTTGTGCGGTCGGTCGGCCTTGGGTCAGTGCAGGGGGTCCTTGTCGTTGACGCGTTCTAGGACGCGCAGGGAGCCCTGTACGCGGCGTTCCTCGAAGGCGCCGCTCTCCAGTGCCCTTAGGTAGACGTGGTACGGGGCCTGGCCGCCGTCCTTGGGATCGGGGAAGACGTCGTGGATCACGAGTGCTCCGCCTACGGCGACGTGCGGCGCCCAGCCCTCGTAGTCGCCCTGGGCGTGCTCCTCGGCGTGACCGCCGTCGATGAACAGCAGCGCCAGCGGGGTCCGCCAGAGGGCGGAGACCGTGCGGGACTGCCCGACGATGGCCACGACCTCGTCCTCAAGCCCAGCGGACGCGATCGTCTTCCGGAACGTGGGAAGCGTGTCCATCCGCCCTGTCCTTGGGTCCACGAGCGACGGGTCGTGGTACTCCCAGCCCGCCTGGTTCTCCTCCGAGCCGTGGTGGTGGTCGACGGTGACGACGACGGTGCCGGCCGTCCGTGCCGCGGCTCCCAAGTAGACGGCGGACTTGCCGCAGTAGGTGCCGATCTCCAGGAGCGGGCCTGTGCCCGCCAGGCGCGCCCCGTAGTCGAGGGCCGTCTCGTACAGCGCCATGCCCTCGTCGTCCGGCATGAAGCCCTTCGCGTTGCGCGCGGCACGCAGAAGGTCCGCCGGCATCGGAGGGCGGGACGGGACGGTGGCCTCCGGGCCCGCGGGGCCGGGGCCGGTGGACGCCTTGCTTCGGGTCATCGATCTCCTCCGTCCGCGCACCTTATCCGACATCGTCCACAATGAGACGGGACCTTGATCCAATTGACTGGAACGTGTTCTACTTTGGGGTGGGTGCGCCGGCCCGAACCTCGTTCGGTAGGTTGGCGGAAACGCCCATGTCGGGAAACGGAGAAGGCGATGCGAGTATCAGTCGACCCGCTGGTGTGCGAGGCGAACGCCGTCTGCGTCGGGCTGGCTCCGGAGGTCTTCGACCTCAACGACGACGACGAGCTGCAGATCCTCAAGCCCGACGTCCCGCCGGAGGACCAGGACCGCGTGCGCCACGCCGTCCGGTCGTGCCCCAAGGCCGCGCTCACGCTCGAGGAGTAGTTCCGGGCACGCGCCGCCCGCACGGCGAGGCGATGCGCCGGGCGGTCCCTTCCGGCCCGCCCCGAGGCGGCGCGAACCGCCCTTCGCCGGGGGCTTTCCGAGGGCGCCGCACCGCACCCGGACGCGCGCGTATCATCCTTGTCGTTCGTTCGGACTCCCCTATTCGATCATGGAGCGCGGGTGGTGCACGGTCTCCGGAGGCTCCTGGCCGCGGCCGTCCTCGTCGCGCCGCTCGCGGCGCCCGGCGCCGCGCACGCGGCCGCCCCGGCGGTGCGCATCCGGGACGTGCAGGGCGCCGCGCACATCTCGCCGCTGAACGGCCGCGCCGTCTCCCGTGTGCCCGGGGTCGTGACCGCGGTGACCGGCAACGGGTTCTGGATGCAGGACCCCCGCCCCGACCGCGACGACGCGACCTCCGAGGGGATCTTCGTCTTCACCCGGACGCGCCCGGACGCGGCGGTCGGCGACTCCGTCCGGGTGGACGGCCGGGTCGCCGAGTACCGTCCCGGCGGTGACCGCTCCGGCGGGCTGACCCGCACGGAGATCGGCGCGACGAACGTCGCCGTCGAGGCGCGGGGCGTCCCCCTGCCGCCGCCCGTCGTCATCGGCCCGCGCGGCCGCCGCCCGCCCGCACGGGTGATCGACCGGGAGCAGGGCAACGTGGAGCGGGGCGGCGCGTTCGACCCGCGGCGCGACGCGATCGACTTCTACGAGTCCCTGGAGGGGATGCGGATCGAGGTCCGCGACGCGGTGGCCGTCGGCCCGACCCGCCACGGCACGGTCCCGGTCCTGTCCGCCGGCGGCGCGGGCGCCGGGCCGCGGACCAGGCGCGGCGGGATCCTGCTCCGCGACGGCAGCCGGTTCGGCGGCGGCGACCCCAACCCCGAGCGGATCATCCTCGACGACGCCCTCGCCCCGCTGCCCGCGCTGAACGTCGGCGACCGGCTCCCCGGCGCGCACCACGGCGTCCTCGACTACGAGTTCGGCGACTACCGCCTGCTGCTCACCGCGACGCCGCGCCGCGTCCCCGCCGCACCCGCCCGCGAGACCACCCGCCCGCAGAAGGACGGCGAGCTCGCCGTCGCCACCGCCCGCCTCGACGGGGTCCACCCCGGCTCGCCGCCCTCGCGGTTCGCCCGCCTCGC
The sequence above is drawn from the Actinomadura hallensis genome and encodes:
- a CDS encoding class I SAM-dependent methyltransferase; this encodes MPADLLRAARNAKGFMPDDEGMALYETALDYGARLAGTGPLLEIGTYCGKSAVYLGAAARTAGTVVVTVDHHHGSEENQAGWEYHDPSLVDPRTGRMDTLPTFRKTIASAGLEDEVVAIVGQSRTVSALWRTPLALLFIDGGHAEEHAQGDYEGWAPHVAVGGALVIHDVFPDPKDGGQAPYHVYLRALESGAFEERRVQGSLRVLERVNDKDPLH
- a CDS encoding class I SAM-dependent methyltransferase — encoded protein: MLTVDFERFRVKPGDRVLDMGCGAGRHAFELYRRGAHVVAFDRDAEELSGVEKMFGAMRMDGEAPEDATAETVQGDALDMPFPDDHFDSIIASEVLEHIPDDMRAMRELMRVLRPGGRLAVTVPSWLPERVCWALSEDYHTAPGGHVRIYTRAELEAKLKSVGFRVGGHHHAHGLHSPYWWIKCAVGVNNDDHPLAKAYHRLLVWDIMKRPLATRLAEQALNPLIGKSVVVYLAKPAAPATPAAPAEETADAV
- a CDS encoding endonuclease/exonuclease/phosphatase, producing the protein MVHGLRRLLAAAVLVAPLAAPGAAHAAAPAVRIRDVQGAAHISPLNGRAVSRVPGVVTAVTGNGFWMQDPRPDRDDATSEGIFVFTRTRPDAAVGDSVRVDGRVAEYRPGGDRSGGLTRTEIGATNVAVEARGVPLPPPVVIGPRGRRPPARVIDREQGNVERGGAFDPRRDAIDFYESLEGMRIEVRDAVAVGPTRHGTVPVLSAGGAGAGPRTRRGGILLRDGSRFGGGDPNPERIILDDALAPLPALNVGDRLPGAHHGVLDYEFGDYRLLLTATPRRVPAAPARETTRPQKDGELAVATARLDGVHPGSPPSRFARLAGDIVTGLRSPDLIAVTELGDNSGPDDDGTVAADQTVAQLITAISAAGGPAYDWRAVTPRDNADGGAKGDNRQLGFLFRTDRGLAFVDRPSLGDPLPDGPPAGPDPAVTPVRAVRRGGTAGLSLSPGRIAPGHAAWSGTRKPVAGEVTWQGHRLIVIANQWFPRTADDQPLFGPNQPPARPSRWRRDAQARVVADFVRSVRKVDADARVIVAGELNDGEDSIPVNTLVERTGLKDLPAGLPAGDRYTAVSDGNSEVLDHILLSPSLRRYKHEFDVVHRTAEYADEPDGRDPTVVRISMPGK
- a CDS encoding glycosyltransferase family 4 protein, producing MAEAGEAGGASRPDGPLRIALLSYRSKPHCGGQGVYLRHLSRELADLGHTVEVLSGQPYPELDREEIVLTKIPSLDLYRDEDPFRVPALGEFRDWVDVLEFAHMKTGGFPEPLTFSIRALRLLSRRRRDFDVVHDNQVLGLGNLGIARLGLPLVTSIHHPISVDRRIELEAARGLKEKIGKFRWYGFVSMQARVSRRVGPVLTVSESSKVDIVRDFKVDPRDIEILPLGVDTRIFHPRGERVPGRIVAMASADAPIKGVDVLLRAVAKLATERDVHVVVVSRPQKDGPTERLVRELALGDRVRFVSGISDEELGELLASAEIACVPSRYEGFSLPAVEHMASGTPLVASRAGALPEVVGDAGILVEPGDVEELAATLLRLHDSADERARVGAAGLARVQERFAWPAVAKATVEHYRAAIAQQKYLKLAASKGKG
- a CDS encoding prenyltransferase; its protein translation is MRSEAGAPTVAGVLSSDDVVATAQSIAAQQEASGAIPWFSPTNGVPGHVDAWNHVEAAMALTVAGLGEESRRAYEWLRGAQRPDGSWPAKWVLGEITEAGGESNHAAYIAVGVWHELLMTGDEEFALRMWPTVRRAIEFTLGLQTRRGEIIWLRHENGEASDHALLTGCSSIHQSLRCAVALAEHLGEPQPEWELAADQLGHVVAAHPEAFADKSRWSMDWYYPVLGGPVRGADAARRFDEGWDTFVVPGLGCRCVSDQPWVTAAETCELVLALDAAGDRDRALELFTTIQHLRHEDGSYWTGWQFENRRHFPGDRSTYTAAAVILAADALADASPGARIFKEIAGRPLGPSEASDPHACGCELVSVLQ
- a CDS encoding ferredoxin is translated as MRVSVDPLVCEANAVCVGLAPEVFDLNDDDELQILKPDVPPEDQDRVRHAVRSCPKAALTLEE